One window from the genome of Nicotiana tomentosiformis chromosome 5, ASM39032v3, whole genome shotgun sequence encodes:
- the LOC138892759 gene encoding uncharacterized protein, which produces MNQSQSICTSFDKQSEKEKSDSRRRLSASIDVARFLWRLDLLFRGHDESQSSTNRGIFLELLQWYEDIDRDVGSIIIENAPKNEMMCSPSIQKDIVDACAKETIKAIIEDLDEDFSGY; this is translated from the coding sequence ATGAATCAATCACAATCAATTTGCACTTCTTTTGACAAACAATCCGAGAAAGAAAAAAGTGATTCTCGACGTCGATTGAGTGCTTCAATCGACGTGGCAAGATTTCTTTGGAGACTAGATTTGCTATTTCGTGGGCATGATGAGAGTCAATCTTCTACAAACAGAGGTATCTTTCTTGAACTTTTACAATGGTATGAAGATATTGATCGGGATGTTGGAAGCATTATAATAGAAAATGCTCCAAAGAATGAAATGATGTGTTCTCCAAGTATTCAAAAAGATATTGTTGATGCTTGTGCTAAAGAAACAATCAAAGCTATCATTGAAGACCTGGATGAGGATTTTTCGGGATACTAG
- the LOC104120164 gene encoding uncharacterized protein, translating into MALVFRYVNKEGEVIERFIGIVYVSNTSSMSLKKAICSFLSDHSLSPTQIRGQGYDGASNMQGELNGIKTLIMNESPSAYCIYCFAHQLQLTLVALAKKHSDVDDFFCIVANVLNIVGASFKLRDLLREHQVEKLEELLKSGEVHTGRGLNQERGLQRPGDTHWGSHYKILDNLIVLFPSIIHVLEFTARECPNYADKIIVESLMDLHFQELNRRFDAVSTDLLQGMASLNPVNSFGNIDKNGLMRWAEYYPNEFDSSKLRDLSC; encoded by the exons ATGGCATTGGTTTTTAGATATGTTAACAAGGAAGGCGAAGTAATAGAGAGATTTATTGGTATTGTTTATGTTAGTAATACATCATCTATGTCATTGAAAAAGGCAATCTGCTCCTTTCTTTCTGATCACTCATTAAGTCCAACGCAAATACGTGGGCAAGGTTATGATGGGGCTAGTAACATGCAGGGAGAGCTAAATGGTATTAAGACTTTGATTATGAATGAGTCTCCATCAGCATATTGCATTTACTGTTTTGCTCACCAATTGCAATTAACACTTGTGGCTCTTGCAAAGAAGCATTCAGATGTAGATGACTTTTTTTGTATAGTTGCTAATGTCTTAAATATTGTTGGAGCATCTTTTAAGCTCAGGGATTTGCTTCGAGAACATCAAGTTGAAAAGTTAGAGGAGTTACTCAAATCAGGTGAAGTGCATACTGGACGAGGATTAAATCAAGAACGTGGGCTTCAACGACCAGGTGATACTCATTGGGGTTCTCATTATAAAATATTGGATAACCTTATTGTCCTATTTCCATCAATTATTCATGTTCTTGAATTTACTGCACGTGAGTGTCCAAACTATGCCGATAAAATTATTGTTGAAAGTCTTATGG ATTTGCATTTTCAAGAGCTTAACCGTCGCTTTGATGCTGTGAGTACTGACTTACTCCAAGGTATGGCTAGTTTAAACCCAGTTAATTCATTTGGTAATATTGATAAGAACGGGTTAATGAGGTGGGCTGAATATTATCCGAATGAGTTTGATAGCAGCAAGCTTCGAGATCTCAGTTGTTAG